In Mycolicibacterium aubagnense, the DNA window ATACCTGGACCCGGAGGCGATTCGGGTCGTGAAAGGCGATGGCGACACGACACAGGCACTACTCGCGCAGGGCTTCGATCATGCGCTGTTCACCGGCGGAACCGAGGTCGGGAAGAAGATCATGGCCGGCGCGGCCCCGACACTGACCCCGGTCACGCTGGAACTCGGTGGCAAGAGCCCGGTCATTGTGACCGCGGATGCCGACATCGACGTCGCGGCCCGGCGTATCGCCTGGGTGAAGCTCCTCAACTCCGGGCAGACATGTATCGCTCCCGATTACGTGCTGGCCGAACGGCCCATTGCCGACGAACTCGTAGCGAAGATCATCGAGAACGTCGACCGATTCCGGTCCGCAGAGGTGACGAAGGCGCAGCGAATCATCAACGACCGCCAGTTCGATCGGCTCACCGGCTTGATCGGCTCGACGACCGGCACGGTGGTGATGGGCGGTGGGGCCGATCGTGCGGCGCTGCGCATGGAACCCACCATCATCGTCGACCCCGCAGCTGACGAGCCCGTCATGACCGAGGAGATTTTCGGCCCCATCCTTCCGGTGGTGCGCGTCGGCTCCGTCGACGCGGCTGTCCGGTACGTCAACGGCAAGCCGAAACCGTTGGCGCTGTACGTGTTTACCGAGTCGACGTCGCTTGCTCGCTGCATCATCGACGCGATTCCGTCCGGCGGTGCCGTGGTCAACCACATCGCGATGCATGTGATGGTGCCGCAGCTGCCCTTCGGCGGTGTCGGGCCGAGTGGCATGGGTGCCTATCACGGCCGGTGGGGTTTCGAAGCCATGAGCCACCGCCGGGCCGTGCTGGCAAAGCGCAGCAACCCTGACCCCAAGCTCTTCTACCCGCCCTACACCCGGCTGGCCAGGAAGATCATGCGGAAGGTGTTCTGATGCGCCGCCTTTCGAGCCTGGACGCGCAGTTCTTGGCGGCAGAAACCCGCAAAGAACGAGGCTTTGGCGGATGCGTGGGAATTGATGGCGGACTTCCGCAGTGAGCTGGAAGAGCTGTCCGCCCTGATGAGCGCAGAAAGGAATTCGGAATGACAACTTCGGCTGTCCACGAGTACACCGCCGAGCTGGTGGTGCGACGACGGTTGCCCGCGGCCGACGGGGTGGTGACGTTGGAGCTTGTCGATCCGGCCGGAAATGAGCTGCCGGCATGGGAGCCGGGCGCGCACATCGACCTTCTGCTGGGCGACGGACTGGTGCGCCAGTATTCGCTGTGCGGAGACCCGCGCGTGGCCGGCGCCTGGCGAATCGGGGTGCTACTCGACCCGAACAGCCGAGGCGGCTCGCTGCACGTACACCAGCGCCTGCGCGAAGGTGCCCCGATCCACGTTCGCGGCCCCCGCAACAACTTTCCACTCGTCGACTCGAAGCGATACCTCTTCATCGCGGGCGGCATCGGGATCACACCAATGAAGGCGATGGCCGAGAGTGTGGAGCGCGCGGGATTCGAATGGGCCATGTTCTACCTGGGGCGATCGCGTTCGACCATGGCATTCCATCAGGAGTTGGAAGACACCTACGGCGGCCGTGTCACAGTGTGGGCCGACGACGAGCGCGGCGGATTCTTCGACCTGGCCCACGCGCTGGCGGACCCCTCGGAAGACACACTGATCTACAGCTGCGGACCGGAGCCGCTGCTCTCGGTCGTCGAAAGTGCTTCAGCCCATTGGCCGGAAGGCAGCCTGCACATCGAACGATTCGCCGCCAAGGCGCCGTCGGCGCAGACGCCGGCCGAGGCGTTGGACCGCTACGAGGTGGTGTGCCGGCGCTCGGGAGTGACGGTCGAGGTGGCTGATGGCATGCCGATGTTGGACGCGCTAGAGGACGCCGGCATTCCGATCATGTCCTCATGTGGCGAAGGCGTCTGCGGCACCTGCCGTGCCACCGTCCTGGAAGGCACTCCTGCTCACCGAGATTCGCTTCTCACCGAAGACGAGCGTGCCCGCGGCGACGTCGTCCTGCCCTGCGTTTCTCACTCCCGTTCCGAGACCTTGGTTCTCGACCTCTGACCCCCAAATCCGTCTCGACAATCACAAGGAGTAACCATGATCACCAAGAGCTTTGCCGACATCGACCTGGCCACAGTCAATCTGACCGATCTGGCCTACTTCCAGGACGGACCGCCGCACGAACTGTTCGCCCGCATGCGTGCCGAGGCCAGTCCGCACTGGAATGCGCTGACCGATGCCGACGAGCCCGGCTTCTGGTCTTTCACGAAATTCGACGACATCCAGACCATCAGCAGCAATCCCGAGCTTTTCTCGTCGGCGCGCGGAGGAGTCTTCTTCACTGCCACGATGGGCGCCGCACCGGTCGAGGTGTTGCGCGAAGTCATCCTCGGCATGGATCCGCCGCGGCACACGCACCAGCGCGGCGTGGTGCAGGCGGTGTTCACTCCCCGCATGATCCGCCAGATGGAGGCAGAGGTCCGCGCGACGGTGACCGCGCTGATCGACAACGTGATCGAAAAGGGCTCATGTGATTTCGTCGAGGACATCGCCGTCGAACTACCGCTGATCGTGATCGCCGACATGCTCGGTGTCGCACAGGACGATCGGAGGCAACTCTTCGCGTGGACCAACAAGCTGTCCCATGCCGCGGCGACCGGTGATACGCAAATGGGCTTGGGCGCGCTGATGGAGATCGGCGGATACCTCACCGGGCTCACCGCGCAGCGCAAGGCGAATCCCGGCAACGATCTGCTGTCGCGGATGCTGGTCGCCGAGGTCGACGGGGAGCGCCTCTCCGAAGCCGAGATCACCTTCTTCTTCGGAATTCTGATGTTCGCCGGCAACGACACCACCCGCAACACCGCCTCGGGCGGCATGCGGGCATTGATCGAGAATCCGGCGGAACGGCAGAAATTGATCGACGATCCCGAGCTGATTACCGGGGCGGTCGAGGAAATGCTGCGCTGGGTCAGCCCGGTGATGTACTTCACCCGCACCGTCGCCACCGACACCGTCGTCGGCGGGCACGCGCTGAAAGAGGGTGAGCGCGTGTGCATGTGGTACGGCGCCGGCTCCCGCGATCCGGAGAAGAACGACAACCCCGAGACGTTCGAGGTGTCCCGCGGCAAGCCCCCGCACCAGGCGTTCGGCGGTGGGGGACCGCACTTCTGCCTGGGCAACCAGCTGGCGCGTCTGGAGCTGAGGGTGCTGTTCGAGGAACTGATCCGGCGTATTCCGGACATGGAGATCTCCGGCCCCGTCACCCGTCTGGTCTCGAGCTTTTCCAACGAGCTGACCTCCATGCCAGTCACTTTCACGTCGGGCAACCGGGAAGGCTGACGATGTTCCCCGGAATCCACGCTCAGTCAACGCCGGACAAACCGGCTGTCATCATGGCCGGTACCGGTCGACAGCTCACCTACCGCGAACTCGATGACAGCTCAAGGCAGCTCGCGGTCGCATTGGCCGACCTTGGGTTGGCCAAAGGTGACGTGATCGCGATGCTGAGCGACAACGCCGCCGAGTGCTTCACCGTCTATTGGGCAGCACTGCGGTCGGGCCTGTATTTGACCGCGGTGAACTTCCACCTCACCGCGGACGAAGTCGCCTATATCGTGGACGACTGCGACGCCAAGGTACTGATCGCAGCCGGTGGGCTGGGGGACCTGGCCGAACAGGTGCGTGCCCTGGTCCCCGGCGTCGAGCACGCCTACAGTTTCGGCGAAACCTTGACCGGATTCGATTCGTACGCAGACCTTTTGGCCTCTGCCAGGGATCGGGCACCGACCGACCAGCCGCGAGGCAGTGACATGCTGTACTCGTCGGGCACCACCGGGCGGCCCAAGGGGATCAAGCCTCCGCTGTTGCCGATTCAGGTCGATGAACCCGGCGATCCCATCACCGGCTTGTTGGGCACCGCATTCGGGGTGACGGCGGACGATGTGTACCTGTCCCCGGCGCCGATCTATCACGCCGCACCCCTGCGGTGGTGTGGCGCGGTGCAGGCCCATGGCGGCACCGTGGTGGTTCTCGAGAGGTTCAAGGCCGAGACGATGCTCGACGCCATCCAGCAGTACCGGGCGACTGTCGTTCAGGTGGTGCCGACCATGTTCGTGCGGATGCTCCAACTGTCCGAAGAAGCCCAGGCGTCCTATGACGTGTCAAGCCTTCGGCTGGCGGTGCATGCCGCCGCGCCGTGCCCGCCCGATGTCAAGCAGGCCATGATCGATTGGTGGGGCCCGATTCTTGTCGAGTACTACTCGTCGACCGAAGCCTGCGGCTTCACCGTCATCACGTCGCAGGAATGGTTGGCCAAACGCGGATCGGTCGGCCGCAGCATGCTCGGTCCCGTCCACATCTGTAGTGACGACGGTGCCGAATTAGCAGTTGATGAACCCGGATTGGTGTACTTCGAACGTGAGGTTCGTCCTTTCGAATACCACAACGACCCGGCCAAGACCAAGGAAGCCGAGCATCCAGTGCACGACAACTGGACGACGGTGGGCGACATCGGCTATGTCGACGCGGATGGTTATCTCTATCTGACGGACCGGAAGTCGTTCATGATCATCTCCGGTGGCGTGAACATCTATCCGCAGGAAGTCGAGGACGCTCTCGCGCTGCACCCGGCGGTGTTCGACGTGGCCGTCATCGGCGTACCTGATCCGGTGATGGGGCAGCAGGTCAAAGCGGTGGTTCAGGTCCGTGCTGGTGTCAAGCCGAATGACGAACTGGCCGAACAACTTATCGCCCATGCCAAGTCGAAGGTCGCGGTGTTCAAGACACCCAGGACCGTGGACTTCGTCGAGACCCTGCCGCGGACGCCGACCGGAAAGCTGGTCAAGCGCAAGTTGGTGCAGCAGTACGCGGCGCAGCCGAGCGGATAGTGGGATGAGGCGCATCGTCGGCGTCGAAGACTACTTCGACGCCGGCGTGGAACTGTTGGTCACGCAGGGCCCGGGCGGTATCAAAGTTGGCGCCCTGTGTGCTGCCCTGGGGGTGACCACCGGCTCGTTCTACGGCTACTTCACCAGCCTGGACGACTTCGTCACCCGACTCCTGACGACTCGTCTGTCGCAGCCGAACCGGCGCCTGCTCGAGCTGGCCGCCTCCGATGACACGTCGGAGGTGGTGATCGCACGGTTACGCGAGCTCCTGGACCTCGTCCCACACGACGCCGAGGCGGCGTTGCGTGCCTGGGCCGCGAGGCGCGCTGTCGCGGCCCAGCTGCAGCATCGATTGGACCAGGAACGGGGCGCGGCCCTGGCGGCCATCCTGTGCAAGCTGGTCCCGGCGGATCAATGCGGTCGGCTGGCCGAAGTGACGATGGCGCTGCTGATCGGCTACCAACATCTCTATGCCGACACGGGCGCAGCGCGCCGTGACAGTCTGTTCGAGCAGTTCGAGGCCATGGTCAAGGCGCACCAAATGTAGGTTCCCTTACAATGGGTGTGGCGTGAGTGAAAGGTGTGACAAGTGCGGCTGTCGGTTACGCGCGATGACTACTTCCACGCTGCCATGGAGCTTCTCGCCTCGACCGGAGCGGCCGGCTTGAAGATCGCGCCGCTGTGCAAGTCGCTCGGCGTGACGTCCGGCTCGTTCTACGGATATTTCGGCAGTATGGACGGGTTCGTCACCGAGTTCCTCGCCTACTGGGAGCTTGCCCAGACCGAGCGGATTGCCGAATTATCCAGTGTGCCAGACGATCTCGCGACGCGGATTCATCTGATGAAGAACCTCACCGCGAAACTGCCGCATGACGCCGAGGCGGCCATCCGTGGCTGGGCGCACGCGAATCCGCAAGTGGCGCAAGTCCAGAAGGCCGTCGACGCCCGACGCGTGGAGATTTTGACCGACCTGTTGCGGCCGGCCGTCGATACCCGCAGGCAAGCGGAAACCCTCGCCATCATGGGAATCACCCTGCTGGTCGGCTTGCAGCAGTGGCGATCGCCCGTCACTCGTAGGGACTTCAACCGGGTCTTCAACGAGTACGAGCAGATGGTGTATCGCGCGATCGGCCACACCGCCGCGCCCTGAACGACGCGTCAGACGAGTTCGGGCACTCGCAGATGGGCGATCGCCAGCTCGAACTCGCAGATATCCACCAAGCTGCCGCCCAGCTGAGCGAGCTTCTCGGTGCGTAGCGCGCTGGCCTGTTCACGGTTGTTGTCCAGCGCCGTGGCGTTGTCGAAGGTCACGGATGACACGGCGCGTCCGGCGGGCTTGTCGAGCAGGAGGCTGGCGCTGCAGAACCCCTCGAGCTGCTCGATGGCAGGCAGGACCAGCGTCCGGTAGAAGTCGGTGAGCAGGTCGGCCTGGTGGGGTTCGACCGAGAACCAGGCAACACGCAGACACGCGCCCTCGGGGGAGCGGTGATCGCGGTGCAGTGCCGCGACTTCCCACTCATTGATTTCCTTCCGGGTGCCGTGCATCAGTTCTGCTGTCCGTTGCCCGAGCGGCTGCGCGGCGTGCGCTGTCAAGTGCATCACCGCTTCGGATTCCCACGCGCTGGTGGCGATGCAGCGTCCGAGGCGCCGATCCACCATCAGCGACATTCCCGCCGCCCCCAACTCTTCGAGAGCGGGCAGCACGGTGTCGCGCATGTATGCAATCCCGGCATCGATCGACGCCGGTTCGGCTTGAAACGTGGTTGAGCGTGCGTACACCAAGCGCTCCTCGGTTACGGCTGCGCCTGGTGGCGCTGCTGGTTCTTCCAACAGCGTCCCTTGTCGCCCCCGATGGCGTACGGACTTTGCCGGAATCCACAGATTGCGTTAAGGAGCGAGCACGGCGGTGCCGAACCAATGGCAAAGCAGCAGCGCGACTTCCACGTCGATGCGGTCTTCCTCGATGGGCCGGCCGCGGCGCTCGATGGCGCGCTGTACGCGGTACTTCACCGAGTTGACGTGCAGGTGCAGCTCGTCGGCACTGGATTTGAAGCTGGAGCTGTTGCGGAGGAACCCGCGGAGGGTGTCTCGCAGGCGTTCGTCGCTGTCGGTGTCGGAGGCCAGTGGGCCGAGGATGTGGCAAACCCACGACCGGGCCTCATCCAGATCCGAGCTGAACTGCGCTGCAACGACGAGTCCGGGTTCATCGACGGCGGTGACCGGCCGTGGCGGTGCACCCGGGGCCAGTGCCACGGCGCGGGCGGAGACGGCCTGGCGGTGCGATTGGCGGAATCCGGCGAGGCCCGCGAGCGGGTTTCCCACCGTGAGCCACGGCGCGTCCGCGCGAAGCCGGACGAATTCGCGGATCCGGGCCACCACGCCATCGGCGGCATCGGCAGTCATCGGGATCCAGGCCCACCCCGTGATTCGGTCCGACGCGACGAACAGCGGCCGTTCCTGAGCGCCGAGGGCGGCAGCCAGGTCGGTGACGAACCGCTCCATGACGTCCAGCTCGTTGCCGTCCGCCTGCTCAGCGCACCAGACAGTGAGCGCGAGGTGAACGCGCTGCAGTGGGTACCGAATGAGGTCGGTCGTCTCATCGACATCGAGGTCGCCGCCGTCGAGCACTTCGCGCACCCGCAGCGCGCGGATCTGGTTTCTGTTGGCCAGCCATCGATCGCGCTCGGCCTGGTAGGCGTTCACCACCTGGTGCGATACCCGGTCGATGTAGGTGAATGAGCTGGCCGCGATCTCTTCGAAGACGTGCAATCCCGCCGCGGTCTCGAGCTGCGCTGCCCGGACCTCGTCGAGAATCATCTTGAGGACGCGCTGGTGGCCGAGCCGGTAGGCGCGGACCAGCTCGTCGACCTCCGTACCGCGCTGGGCCAGCCGGCGCGCATGCTCCAGCGCTGCCGTGGGCGGCTCGATCCGGTCGATGGGGATGCCGTGGCGGATGGCGGGGAAGAAGGCTTCGAGATTGCCCTGTACCGCGTCGTACAGCAGGGCCATCAACTCACCGTCGCCGGCCATTTCAGACCGCTCTTGGGCCAGCAACTCCTGAATGGAGCGGGCCATGGCCGGTAGCTTCTCGCTCAACCGGTCCACGATCATCGCGGCGGTCTCTGCGGAGAGCACCCCGGTGTCGTGACTGCGAGCCATCGCACGACTCTATGGCCTTGCGGGCGTGCCTATCTGGGAATGCGGGTGCGACCCGCCACTGACTGGGGCGTCAATTGGTTACTGGCCGGCGGCGTAGGCCAAGGTGCGCCGGC includes these proteins:
- a CDS encoding TetR/AcrR family transcriptional regulator, whose translation is MRRIVGVEDYFDAGVELLVTQGPGGIKVGALCAALGVTTGSFYGYFTSLDDFVTRLLTTRLSQPNRRLLELAASDDTSEVVIARLRELLDLVPHDAEAALRAWAARRAVAAQLQHRLDQERGAALAAILCKLVPADQCGRLAEVTMALLIGYQHLYADTGAARRDSLFEQFEAMVKAHQM
- a CDS encoding TetR/AcrR family transcriptional regulator — protein: MRLSVTRDDYFHAAMELLASTGAAGLKIAPLCKSLGVTSGSFYGYFGSMDGFVTEFLAYWELAQTERIAELSSVPDDLATRIHLMKNLTAKLPHDAEAAIRGWAHANPQVAQVQKAVDARRVEILTDLLRPAVDTRRQAETLAIMGITLLVGLQQWRSPVTRRDFNRVFNEYEQMVYRAIGHTAAP
- a CDS encoding PDR/VanB family oxidoreductase, whose product is MTTSAVHEYTAELVVRRRLPAADGVVTLELVDPAGNELPAWEPGAHIDLLLGDGLVRQYSLCGDPRVAGAWRIGVLLDPNSRGGSLHVHQRLREGAPIHVRGPRNNFPLVDSKRYLFIAGGIGITPMKAMAESVERAGFEWAMFYLGRSRSTMAFHQELEDTYGGRVTVWADDERGGFFDLAHALADPSEDTLIYSCGPEPLLSVVESASAHWPEGSLHIERFAAKAPSAQTPAEALDRYEVVCRRSGVTVEVADGMPMLDALEDAGIPIMSSCGEGVCGTCRATVLEGTPAHRDSLLTEDERARGDVVLPCVSHSRSETLVLDL
- a CDS encoding acyl-CoA synthetase, producing MFPGIHAQSTPDKPAVIMAGTGRQLTYRELDDSSRQLAVALADLGLAKGDVIAMLSDNAAECFTVYWAALRSGLYLTAVNFHLTADEVAYIVDDCDAKVLIAAGGLGDLAEQVRALVPGVEHAYSFGETLTGFDSYADLLASARDRAPTDQPRGSDMLYSSGTTGRPKGIKPPLLPIQVDEPGDPITGLLGTAFGVTADDVYLSPAPIYHAAPLRWCGAVQAHGGTVVVLERFKAETMLDAIQQYRATVVQVVPTMFVRMLQLSEEAQASYDVSSLRLAVHAAAPCPPDVKQAMIDWWGPILVEYYSSTEACGFTVITSQEWLAKRGSVGRSMLGPVHICSDDGAELAVDEPGLVYFEREVRPFEYHNDPAKTKEAEHPVHDNWTTVGDIGYVDADGYLYLTDRKSFMIISGGVNIYPQEVEDALALHPAVFDVAVIGVPDPVMGQQVKAVVQVRAGVKPNDELAEQLIAHAKSKVAVFKTPRTVDFVETLPRTPTGKLVKRKLVQQYAAQPSG
- a CDS encoding cytochrome P450 codes for the protein MITKSFADIDLATVNLTDLAYFQDGPPHELFARMRAEASPHWNALTDADEPGFWSFTKFDDIQTISSNPELFSSARGGVFFTATMGAAPVEVLREVILGMDPPRHTHQRGVVQAVFTPRMIRQMEAEVRATVTALIDNVIEKGSCDFVEDIAVELPLIVIADMLGVAQDDRRQLFAWTNKLSHAAATGDTQMGLGALMEIGGYLTGLTAQRKANPGNDLLSRMLVAEVDGERLSEAEITFFFGILMFAGNDTTRNTASGGMRALIENPAERQKLIDDPELITGAVEEMLRWVSPVMYFTRTVATDTVVGGHALKEGERVCMWYGAGSRDPEKNDNPETFEVSRGKPPHQAFGGGGPHFCLGNQLARLELRVLFEELIRRIPDMEISGPVTRLVSSFSNELTSMPVTFTSGNREG
- a CDS encoding PucR family transcriptional regulator; amino-acid sequence: MARSHDTGVLSAETAAMIVDRLSEKLPAMARSIQELLAQERSEMAGDGELMALLYDAVQGNLEAFFPAIRHGIPIDRIEPPTAALEHARRLAQRGTEVDELVRAYRLGHQRVLKMILDEVRAAQLETAAGLHVFEEIAASSFTYIDRVSHQVVNAYQAERDRWLANRNQIRALRVREVLDGGDLDVDETTDLIRYPLQRVHLALTVWCAEQADGNELDVMERFVTDLAAALGAQERPLFVASDRITGWAWIPMTADAADGVVARIREFVRLRADAPWLTVGNPLAGLAGFRQSHRQAVSARAVALAPGAPPRPVTAVDEPGLVVAAQFSSDLDEARSWVCHILGPLASDTDSDERLRDTLRGFLRNSSSFKSSADELHLHVNSVKYRVQRAIERRGRPIEEDRIDVEVALLLCHWFGTAVLAP
- a CDS encoding aldehyde dehydrogenase family protein, whose product is MIGPTEQDIALVTALSEVFATGRTRDLSWRIEQLRGIERLCDECEQQIVEALTADLGRPAFDGWLADIASTKAEATYARKHLKKWMRQRPVRLPLSQLPARGWVQYDPLGVVLVIGPWNYPFYLSVGPLVAAVAAGNCAVVKPSELAPTTSELLARLLPQYLDPEAIRVVKGDGDTTQALLAQGFDHALFTGGTEVGKKIMAGAAPTLTPVTLELGGKSPVIVTADADIDVAARRIAWVKLLNSGQTCIAPDYVLAERPIADELVAKIIENVDRFRSAEVTKAQRIINDRQFDRLTGLIGSTTGTVVMGGGADRAALRMEPTIIVDPAADEPVMTEEIFGPILPVVRVGSVDAAVRYVNGKPKPLALYVFTESTSLARCIIDAIPSGGAVVNHIAMHVMVPQLPFGGVGPSGMGAYHGRWGFEAMSHRRAVLAKRSNPDPKLFYPPYTRLARKIMRKVF